GCCGCAGCAGGTCATCCACCAGCACCTTGGGGTGTACCTTCTCCTGGATGTAGAGAGGCGGCGCGAGCACGACCAGATCGCTCCAATCCCGCATGTCCTTGCCGCGCCAGACGAGCTGCGGGTCCAGGTCGCGGTTGCGGCGCTCGTACGCGACGTGCAGGGGAGACTGCTCCTCCTGCTTCAGCACCGATTGGTATTCGGCCGTGGGGATGTTGCGGCGCGTGGCCTCGTCGTGCTTGAGGGTTTCGACGGATTTGGCGGTGGTGATTTGGGCCATCCTGTGATCTCCGTAAATTCATGCGTCCCTACGGGACGGGTGTCGGGCGGGTGTGTCGTCGTCCAAATTCATGTGTCCCTACGGGACGTGCCGGGCGGGCGTCGTCGTCCAAATTCATGTGTCCTTACGGGACGTGCCGGGCGGGCGTCGTCGTCCAAATTCATGCGTCCTTACGGGGCGGATGTCGGGCCGGTGTGTCGTCGTCCAAATTCATACGTCCCTACGGGACGGGTGTCGGGCGGGTGTGTCGTCGTCCAAATTCATGTGTCCCTACGGGACGTGCCGGGCGGGCGTCGTCGTCCAAATTCATGTGTCCTTACGGGACGTGCCGGGCGGGCGTCGTCGTCCAAATTCATGCGTCCTTACGGGGCGGATGTCGGGCCGGTGTGTCATCGTCCAAATTCATACGTCCCTACGGGACGGGTGTCGGGCGGGTGTGTCATCTAAATTCATACGTCCCTACGGGACGGGATATGGTCGCGCGTCTTGTCCCGTAGGGACACCTGACCTTAGCCCGGTCATTCATGGCCGGTCATTCATGGCCGGGTATTCGTGTCGTGCGATACGCGATCGTCCCGTAGGGACGGTTGAATTTATTATCCCCACAAATAGCGTTCATCGTATTCAACCTCGTGCCTTTGCAAGAAATCCAGATACTCCGCTTGAAAACCTTGCTTTTGGTGGTGGGCGCGTTGATTTTGGATGTAACGCACCACCGCCGGCAACCCGGACTTGCTGACCGTGAAGGCGCCGTAGCCTTCTTGCCAGGCAAAGGCGCGTAACTCTGGGAAGGTCTCGTGAATCCACTTGGACGAGTCACCCTTCAGGTATTGCGCGATCTGGCTCGGCGCAAGCGTCGGCGGCGCCATGGTCAGGGCGTGGATGTGGTCGTCAATCCCGCCGATCTGCAGAGCGGTCAGGTTGTGATGGCGCGCCACGCCGCCCATGTATTCCCATACCCGTTGCTCGATCTCTGCCCTGATGTAGGGCACGCGATTCTTGGTGCTGAACACGATGTGATAATAGAGCGATGTGTAGGTGTTGGCCATTGTTGGTTCTCCATAAATTCAGGCGTCCCTACGGGACGGGGGTGGTACATGAATGCTATCCATCTACATTCAGGCGTCCCTACGGGACGGGGGTGGTACATGAATGCTATCCATCTACATTCAGGCGTCCCTACGGGACGGGGGTGGTACATGATGCTATCCATCTACATTCAGGCGTCCCTACGGGACGGGGGTGGTACATGAATGCTATCCATCTACATTCAGGCGTCCCTACGGGACTGCGAAGGGTACGAGCATCTTGTTGAACTCGTTTTCGATCTTGGCCGCGAAGTCGGCCTGGATCTGATAGACCTCGGTAAACTCGGCGAAGGCCCAACGGCCATAGACGCCCAGGTGATTCACGCCGGGCGCCCAGTAGGTCTCCATGGTGGACTTCTTCTCTTTGGCGTCCTCGCGGCGGTAGCCTTTGATTTCCACGATCAGGTGCAGCAGGTCGTCGTCGCCGCGGCCGTCATCCACCAATACGATGAAGTCCGGGATGTAGCGCCGCGTCTCCGAGCCGTAGCGGTAGGGCACTTCCAGGCCCAGGTTGTGGTTCTTGACGTAGGCCCGCACGCGTGGGTGCGATTCGGCCACGCGGCAGAACTCGGCCTCCCAATCGCTGTCGAGAATCACCCAGTTGACGTGGCAGCGCCGGGGGTCGGTCTGCCAGCGGTTCATCTTCGACGTGTTGAAGTTGACGTGGAGGGTGGAGCCGGTGGGATTGTACGAATCGAGCACCGCCTTGATGGGCCGCTCGCCCTGGAACGCGCGTGTGATGGCGGCCGTGATGCGCTCGCAGGCCATGTCGGCCAGCTCCTGGTACATCAGTTGGGCCGGATACGTGCCGCCTTTGCAGACCAGGCAGGTGTCGAGCCACTCCCTGGTGATGCGCTTGAGTTGGCCGAACAGATGCAGTTTTGGCTCCTCGCCCGTATCGCGCCATTTGGTGTAGAGCAGGCGCTTGGTGACATGAAAGAGCAGGGTCGAGGGCCGCATGTCCTTCAGGTGCTCCAGGCTCAGGTCAACCTCCTGCCCGATGATGCCGGCGTTGCGGGTGATCGAGGGGCCGACGAGATCCGGCGTCAGCTCCAGGACCGAGTCGGCGTTGAATTGGGCGGTCAGCCGCTCTTCGGGCAGCTCGACGCGGTAACCGACGACGCGCGGGAAGCAGATTTCCAGGGCGTCGCGATCCGGGCGCACGGCCTGCACGTGAATCGTTTCGCGCGGCGGCTGCGGCGGCGCCACGACCGGCTTGGCCGTGAAGTCGAACGGGATGCCCAACACGTCGGCGTATTCGGCGTCGAACAGTCCGTCTTCGTTGAGGTCATAGGATTGGCGACGCAGCGCCCGGCCGATCACCTGCTCGCACAAGAGCTGGGTGCCGAACGCGCGCACGCCCAGCACGTGCGTCACCGTGTTGGCATCCCACCCTTCAGTCAGCATGGACACTGAGACCACACAGCGGATCGCCTCGCCGAGCCGCCCCGGCTTGCCCACGGTGTTCATCACCTCGCGCAGCAGGGCCTGATCCGTGAGATTTTCTGCCTGGCGGATGTCGCCGGTGCGCTCGATGATCTCCCGCCGGAAACGCTCGATCTCGTCGGCGGCCATTGCACGGAAGTTGTCATCCAGCGCCTCGCCGGATTCGAGTTGTTCGCTGTCAATCAACAGTGTGTTGGGGCGGGCGAGTGGGTTGCCATGCTCATCGAAGTTGCGAAACAGCGCCAGGCGGCCGTTCTCCAACGTGGTGGAACCGTCCTCGTTCACGCGCTGGAAGCCTGAGATGTAGTCGTAAACCAGCTTGGAGGTGGAAGTGTTGTTGCAGACGACGATGAAACAGGGCGGCACGCGGATGCCGTTCTCCTGCCAGAGGTCGAAGGTCTTCTGATAATGGCCGTAGAGCGCTTCGAGCGCGGTCTGCAGCTCCACCGGCAGGCTGAGCGGATCGAGCGTCTTGGCCTTGCCGCGGCCCTTCTTGGGCATGCGGGTGCGAATGTGCTCCCAGAGGTTGCGGAAGCGGGGCATCTCCTCACCGGGGATGTTGTCGGCCACAGGCACGCGCGGCAGCTTGACGATCCCACATTCGATGGCGTCCATCAGCGAAAAGTCGCTCATGGTCCAGGGGAAGAGCGTGCCCTCGGCGTAACCTGAGCCGCGCAAGAAGAAGGGAGTCGCCGACAGATCCATGACCCGGGCGAGGCCAAGTTGACGATTCACAGCTTCGAGGCCTGAGATCCAGACGCGGGCGGCCTCGTTGTTTTTCTGCGCTTCGTCGCGGTCGTCGCCCGCCAGGTCCCCCTCGTCCTCGTGAGTTGGCTTCTCGCGGTAGCAGTGATGCCCCTCGTCATTCAGCGCCAGGATGTTCTTCATCCCCATCAGATCGGGCATCACGCGCTGGATCATCTGGCCCTCGGTTTCCAGCGTATCGAGCGCGGCGCCGCGGCCCTGCAGCAGGGCGCGGCCGCCCCTCGAAAGCTCCAGACGTTCACGCCGCAGGAAGGCATGGTAGTTGGTGATGACGATCTTGGCGCGATCAATGTCGCCGAGCATGTCGTTGGGCACGAGTTCGCGGTCCTGGTAGTAGCTGTCCGGATCGTTGGGCAGCAGGACGCGCAGCCGGTCGCGGATCGTCAGGCCGGGGGTCACGATCAAGAAACCACGTGTGAACTTCTTGCTATTGGGTCGGCGCACGGCGTTGACCGTCTGCCAGGCGATGATCATCGCCATGACGGTCGTCTTGCCCGCGCCCGTAGCCAGTTTGAGCGCCAGGCGTAGCAACTCCGGGTTGGCGTCGTGGTTGGCGTTGGCGAGGTGCTCCAGAAAAACCTTGCCGGTTCTGTCGTTAGGCGCCACTTCGGTCAGCCAGATGGCGGTCTCGACCGCCTCGATTTGGCAGAAAAACGGCCGGGCGTTGTTGAAAGGATGGTGGCGCCAGTGTTCGAGCAGCCGCGCTGTTTCCGGGGTCACGCCCCAATGGGCCGCATTCGGAATCGCGCGCCACTGGTCCACGCGCTGCCGCAGGGCATTGATGATCGGTGTGGGATCGTACTGCTGCTGTTGAGTCGAGAGACCGGCGCCCTCGTCGAAGATGAACTGCTGCTGCTGGCCCGATCCCTTGCGTTTTCTCGGCTTGGGCACCGGGGTGATGAACTCGGCCCGGCGACGATTCTCGATGATCCGCTGCGTCGGCTGACCTTGGCTGTCAAGCTCCCAGTGGCGCGCGGGATAGGCATACGGTGAGTTCAGAATCGGTTGCTCGAAGAAGCGGGTTTCCATGTCACTGCCCTCTCAATACCCTCTCCACCTTTGAGCATGGGTTCAAAGTTAGGGGCACACTGCCCTGCGGGTCACCAGGTTGCATGGGTTTCACCTATAGTTACTCAGTCACGGCCTCAAATCGTCCAGGAATTCCGATGCCGGGTGAACGCTCGTCACCAGCATCCTCAATTTGGGCGTCCCGTAGACGCGGGGCGAGATTCGTCATGATGCGCAATTCATGCGTTCCCTACGGGACGCGACGCGATGGCTAAGTTCAGGCGTCCCTACGGGACGCGACGCGATGGGTTTTGATTTGCTAAGTTCGGGCGTCCCTACGGGACTACGGGACTACGGGACGCGGCGGAAAAGGGCGTTGTGTCCCGTAGGGACACCTGACTTTAGCAACGTACGCACACACAACGCGTCATCGTCCCGTAGGGACGGTTGAATTTATCCCCACAAATAGCGTTCGTCGTATTCAATCTCATGTCTCCGTAGTAATTCAAGGTACTCCGCTTGATAGCTTCGTTTTTGGTGGTGGACGCGTTGATTTTGGATGTAACGCACCACTGCCGCTACGCCTGATTTACTTACGGTGAAGGCGCCGTAGCCTTCCTGCCACGCGAAGGCGCGCAATTCCGGGAAGGTCTCGTGAATCCATTTGGAGGTGTCGCCCTTGATGTGTTGTGCGATCTGGCTTGGCGCGATGGTGGGAGGCGACATGGTCAAGGCATGAATATGATCGTCAATGCCGCCGATCTGCACGGCGGTCACGTCGTGATGGCGCGCGACGCCGCCCATGTATTCCCATACCCGTTGCTCGATCTCTGCCCTGATGTAGGGCACGCGATTCTTGGTGCTGAAGACGATGTGGTAGAAGAGGCATGTGTAGGTGTTGGCCATTTTTGGGTCTCTCGATTCAGGCGTCCCTACGGGACGAGGGGGGGGAATGATTCATGGGGGCGTCTAAATTCGGGCGTCCCTACGGGACGAGGGGGGGAATGATTCATGGGGGCGTCTAAATTCAGGCGTCCCTACGGGACGAGGAAGGGAATGATTCATGGGGGCGTCAGGCTCAATTAGGTTGCATTTGTAGTTCCACACACCAGGTTGCGAATCCCGTCCAAGTCTACCATTACATTATCACCGCGTTGGAACGCCATAGATCGCCCTCCAGTCATCATAGACAGCGTCTTCCTCGTTGTCCCATTCCTTTTCGAACGCTGACAGGCTCAAGTGGCGCCAATCGGCTTCTTCGTCGATTTCTTTCGTCAAAACGCTATCGAGCAGAAAGCGCGCCAGGAGCAATCGTTCTGTCAAGGTCAAACGCTCAGCAACATCGAGAACTTCGGCTATCCGTGCCGTTGCACCTACACTTAGGGCTGTCATTAGAACCCTCCTTACCCTATACGATTTCCAATGACAGATTATACACCACCTGCCAAATTGCCCTGCTCAGACTTGGTCTTGCTTGGGATTTACGCTTCTACGTCACCCGCCCCGTCCTGCGGGCTATCCGCCGGCGCGACTTCGCGGCCGTGTGAGCCGCCGGGGTCAGGGCCGACGATGCCTTCTTGCTCCATCAGTTCGATGAGGCGGGCGGCGCGGGTGTAGCCGATGCGCAGGCGGCGCTGGAGGAGGGAAACCGAGGCGCGGCCGGCTTCGCGCACGACGTTGACCGCTTCGTCGAAGAGGGCGTCGCGGGTCGGTTGCGCGCCAGCCTGACCGGCGAACATCTCGTCGAACAGCGGCGCTTGAATGACGGCGCCGGGCGGGGGCAGGGTGGTCTTCAGCAGTTCTTCGGTGGCCGCTGCGGACGGCGGCGCGGTGACCGGCGCCTGGCCTGGTGTGGCTGGCTGCGGCCAATTCACCGCGGGCTGCGCCGAGGAAGAAAAGCCGGGTGCGGGCGGCATGCGCAGCCCCGCGGGCGCGGACGGGGTCAGCGGACGGCTGGTCGGCGCCGGGGCGTCGAAACCGGCCGGGCTGTGCCACGTCACACCGGACGCGGAGGCGCCGGCGGGGGGGCGATTTTCTGCGGGTGCGCCGGCGGGCATCTGCGCTTCCACGGGCATCGAGACAGCCGCGGCGCCGGCAGGCTGCTGGTTTTGCCAATGCTCCACCAGGCGATGTAGCTCGCGGTCCGCGACGAAACAGCCCTGCAGACGCACCAGGTTGGGCGAGGTGGGGTCCATGAAGAGCATGTCACCGCGGCCCAGCAGGCGTTCCGCGCCCGGCTGATCCAGGATGACGCGTGAATCAATCTGGCTGGTGACGGCAAAGGCGATGCGGGCCGGGAAGTTGGCCTTGATGAGGCCGGTGACCACATCCACGCTGGGCCGCTGCGTCGCCAGGATCAGGTGGATGCCGGTGGCGCGGGCCATCTGCGCCAGGCGACAGATGTAACGCTCGACTTCATCTGGCGCGGCCATCATGAGATCGGCCAATTCGTCAATAATGATGACGATGAAGGGTAACGCGGTCTGGCCTTTGGCCGCTATCTTTTCGTTGAAGCTCTCGATGTTGCGCGCGCCGAGCTGGCTGAACATCTTGTAGCGGCGATCCATCTCACGCGTGGCCCAGGCCAGGATCGGCACCACCCGATCCACCTCGGTGACCACCGGCGCAATCAGGTGCGGAATGCCGTTGTAGGTGGTCAACTCTACCCTCTTGGGGTCCACCATCAGCAGGCGCAGGGTGTCTGGCGTGTGATTGAACAGCAGGCTGGCAATGATCGTGTTGACGCAGACCGACTTACCGGAGCCGGTGGCGCCGGCGATGAGCAGGTGCGGCATCCGGGCCAGGTCGCCGACGGCCGGTTGACCGGAAACATCCTGCCCCAGGGGCAGTTTGAGGCGCGACTTGATGTTCAGATAGACTTCCGACTCCATGACGCTGCGCAGGGTGACGAGAGCCGTCTGGCGGTTCGGCACCTCCAGACCCACGATGGAGCGCCCCGGCACCGGCGCTTCGATGCGGATGGGCGACGCTTCCAATGCCAGCGCCAGGTCGTTGGACAGGGCCTGAATGCGCGCCACTTTGATCTTGACATCCTTCTCGATGGTCTTGTCCAATGTCGCCATGAGCAGCTCGACCATCTGTGTTTCCAGTTGATCGGGCGCAGGCTGCTCCTGGCCCAAGCGCGCCAAGCGCGCCCGCGCCTCCGCCTCCCACTGCAAACGCTCGCCCCGCGGCAGGCTGCGCAGACGCTGCAGGGCCTCCTGCTGCATTTCGGTCTCGCTCTTGCGGTAACGCTTCTTGACGAAGTCAGGGCGCAGGCCAAACTGGGTGACGGCGGGGCCGCGATTGACCTCGACCACCGTCACCGGCACACCAAAGGCGCGCAGCGTATCTTCGATCAGGCGTGCGCGGCGCGCCAGGTCCTCCACGCTAAGCTCCTGATCTATGGCCTCATCCAGCATGTCCTCGATGAAGGGCAGTTGCCAGGACGGGCGATTCTCTGCGAACACGCCGGTGGGAGGGCGATTTTCTCCCATCGCGCCGGCGCTGATGGGCGGCAGGCGCGTCCCGCCCGCCCGTAATGGCGCGGCGCCGGGCGCTGTGAGTGTGGAGCCGCCCAGGCGATAGGCAGACGCAGCGCCGGCCGGCAGGCTGCCGATGACGCGCGGCTCCACCACCTCGACGCGGTCAGCGCCGGTCGGCTCGCGCCAGTGACCCAGCCAGGTGCGCGCGCGTTGCCAGATCGTGGGCGGCAGCGCAGCGGCGATGTCGGTAATAAAAGGCGGGTTGATGAGCAGCGGCAGCCCATCCGGCCCGACTTCGGCCGCCGGCAGCGGCTCGCCGCGCAGATAAGCGATGGCGCGGCGTGTGCGTGTCAGCCCGATCAGCGTCAACAGCCCCACCCCAGCCAACAGCAGGAGCACGATGGCCATGCCAGCCGGGCCAATGCCCCTGACCAGCAGGTCGGTCAGACTGAAACCGAGGCGCCCGCCGCCGCCGCCTTGCTCGGCCAGCAGTTCGGGATCGGCCGAATTCGCCAGCCAGTGCGCCAGCGCCTCGAACACGACAAAGAGCACTCCCAGGCCCACCAGGCGCGGCAGGGCCGGTGCGCGGTGGCTGGCCACTTTGCGCAACAGCAACCAGATGCCCACGCTGCCAAACAAGACCGGCGTCAGCCAGACGCCGACGCCGAAGCCCCGGCGCAGGACCTGGATCCAGCCTTCGGTCAAGGTGCCGCGCGGCGAAATCAGGCTGAAGAAGGTGATGACGGCCACGGCCAGAAGAATGACGCCCAGCGTATCGTCGCGCACCATGAATTCGAGGAAGCGATCCACCTGCTCGCCCAGGTTGATGCCAGGCGGTTCCTCCGTGGCGGCGCGCCCGCGCGTTCCCGCGCCGCCACGCGGCGCCCGTGGCTTGCCGGCGCTCGCCGCCCTCGGTTTGCGGGTGTCCTTCTGGCTGCCCCCGCCCTTCTTGCTCACTGCCTTAGCCATGCCGTGTCATCCTGAATGAAGTGCAAAGTGCAAAGTGCAAAGTGCAAAGTGCAAATTATACTTCAACCACCAGCGGCAAAATCATCGGGCGGCGCCGCGTCTGCTGATAGAGGAAATCGGCCAGCACCTGTTTGATGCGGTTGGAAAGGCTACCGTGCGGCGCGCTGTGCGCCACGGCCGCCCACACACGGTCACGCGCCTGGTTGAGCAGGTCGTCGCTCTCGTTGACGTTGACAAAGCCACGCGTCAAAATTTCGGGCGCGGCCACTACCTCACCTGTGGAGTCCATGGTGACGATGGCGACCACGAAACCATCCTGCGACAGATGATGGCGGTCACGCAGCACGACTTCGCTGATCTCGCCTACCGTCACGCCGTCTACGAGCACATGCCCTTCGGTCACGCGCTCACCGATCGTCAGGCCGGTCGTCTGCACCTGCAGTACCTGACCGCTTTCGATGATCTGTACGTTCTCCGCGGCCATGCCCATTTCCAGGGCCAGGCGGGCGTGCAGCACCAGGTGACGGTACTCGCCGTGAATGGGTACAAAGAAGCGCGGCCGCGTCAGGCTGAAGAGGAGCTTATAATCCTCCTGGCTGCCATGACCCGACACATGCACATCCCCCAGGCCCGAATAGTGTACATCCGCACCCAGGCGGAACAGGTTGTTGATCGTCCGATTGACCAGGACCTCATTGCCGGGAATGGGCGTCGCGGAGATGATGACCATGTCGCCGGGGCGAATCTTGAGATTGCGGTGTTCCCCCATTGCCATGCGCACCAGGGCCGACGTTGGCTCGCCCTGGCTGCCGGTGCAGACAACCGCCACCTGGTTCGCCGGCAGATTGTTGATCTGGTCCGTGCTCAACAGCTCATCGGCGGTTGCGTCCAGGTAGCCCAGTTGCGTCGCCATCTTCACATTGTTCACCATGCTGCGCCCCACCGTGCCCACGCGGCGGTTATAGCGCCGCGCGGTGGTGATCACCTGCTGCACGCGTGAGATGTTGGACGCAAAGGTTGCCACGATCACGCGACCGGCCGCCAGGCCGAAGAGGCGGTCGAACGCCAGGCCCACTTCCCGTTCTGAGGGGGTGAAGCCAGGGCGTTCCGCGTTGGTCGAATCGCTCAGCAACAACAGCACGCCCCGATCGCCCAGCTCGCTCAGCTTGGCAAAATCGGTCAGCTTGCCGTCCACCGGGTGCGCGTCGAACTTATAGTCGGTCACATGCACCACCAGGCCCACCGGCGTCGTAATCGCCAGGCCTACAGCGTCCGGGATGCTGTGGCAGACATGGAAGAACTCCACCTTGAACGGGCCTAACTCCAGCACGTCCTTGGTGCTCACGGTATGCATCTGCGTCCCGGTGATGCGCGCCTCCCTGAGCTTGACCTCCACCAGGCCCCGCGTCAGGGGCGTGGCATAGACGGGCACCGGCAGTTCCGGCAGGATATAGGGCAGCGCGCCGATATGATCCTCATGCCCGTGGGTCAGGATGATGGCGCGCACCCACTCCTTGCGCTCGACCAGGTATTCGATGTCGGGAATCACCACATCTACGCCGAGCATTTCGCTTTCGGGGAACATCAGCCCGGCATCAATGACCAGGATGTTTTTGTCGTATTCGATGACCAGCATGTTCTTGCCAATCTCGCCCACACCGCCCAGCGGGATTACCCGCAGCATCTCAGGTTCCAAGATTCTGTCTCCAATAATTAGTGTAAATATCCCTGGATGACCAGCCAGTCGAACGCTTCTTGAACAACCTGGCGCAGCGGCGTTTGAGGCAGGCCCAACTCACGGATGGCCTTCGACGGGTCGAAGTAAAAAGGCTCGGCGCCCAGGCGGATCAGGTCGGCGGTCACCGGCAGCGGCCAGGGCGACACCCGGCTTGCCAGGCCGGTCAGCGCGGCCAACGGCGCCACACTGACACGGGGCAGCACCAGGGTTGGCGCAGGCACACCGATCACCTCGCCGATCAGGCGGGCAAACGCGGGCACGCTCACATTCTGGCCGCCCAGCAGATAGCGCTCGCCCACGCGACCGTGCGCTGCGGCCAGTAAATGCCCTGCGGCCACATCGGCCACGCCAATCACATTGACGCCGCCCGGCAGCACAAAGGGCAACTGGCGTTTATAGACACCCACGATGAGGCTGTCCGAGCCGAGGTTGACATCGCGCGGCCCCAGGATGACCGTAGGATTGACGATGACCGCGGGCAGGCCCTGCGCCACGTATTCCTGCACGACCAGCTCGGCCAAATGTTTGCTGTGGCCATAGGGGAAACGGTTGGGGGAGACATTCCAGGTTTGCGCCTCGGTGGCCGGGCGACCCAGCGGTGGGATGCCGAGCGCGGCCGCCGACGAGGTGTGTACGACTCGCGGCACGCCGCCCGCCAACGCAGCCGCCATCACGTGACGCGTCCCCTCCACGTTGACCTGGAACATGCGCTCACGGCTGCTGCGCCAATAGTCGGCCACACCCGCAGCGTGGTACACCACCTGGCAGCCTTCCATCGCTCGTTGGACAGAGTCACGGTCGAGCACATCGCCCAGCGCTGGTTCGAAGGTCAGCCCATCCAGCGCGTGCAGCCGGGATGAGGAGCGGTGCAGAACACGCACCCGCCAGCCCGTCTGCGTCAACGCGGCCACCAGGTTCGCGCCCACAAAACCAGTCGCTCCCGTCACCAACGCCAATTTCATCATTCCCTAAATCAACCCCATCTCCTTCCCCACCTTCGCAAACGTCTCGATCACCCGGTCCAGTTGTGCATTGTTGTGGGTTGCCATGTAGCTGGTGCGCAGGAGCGAAAGGTTGAGCGGCGCGGCCGGGGGCAGGACAGGGTTGACGAACACGCCGGCTTCGAATAGGGCTTTCCAGACATGGAGGGTCAGCATATCGTCGCCGATGATGACCGGCACGATGGGCGTTTCGCTGTGGCCGGTGTTGAAGCCGAGGCTGGTGAGTCCGTCGCGCACGCGGGCCGCGTTGCGGATGACACGATCACAACGGTCCGGCTCCTCGCGCATGATTTTGAGCGCGGCCAGCGCGGCGGCCGTGTTGGACGGCGGCATCGAAGCGCTGAAGATGAAGGAGCGCGCCGCGTGTTTGATGTAAAAAATGATTTCTTCAGCGCCGGCGATGAAGCCGCCGAGCGAGGCGAAGGCTTTGCTGAAGGTACACATAATCAGGTCAACGTCCTGGGTCACGCCAAAATGGGCTGCGGTGCCCCGGCCTCCGGCCAGGATACCGACGGAGTGGGCATCGTCTACCATCAGGCGCGCGCCATAGCGTTGGCAAATGGGGATGTACTCCGGCAGCGGTGCGATGTCGCCACCCATGCTGAAGACGCCGTCCACCACCACCAGTTTACCACGACCGGCGGGCAGACCGGCCAGCACGCGCGCCAGATCGCGCGCATCGTTGTGCTTGAAGCGTTTCATCTCACCCAGGGCCAGCCGGCAGCCATCCACGATGCTGGCATGGTCGTCGCGATCAATCACCACATAATCATCCCGCCCCACGAGAGCAGAGATAGTGCCCAGGTTGACCTGAAAACCGGTGCTGAAGACCAGAGCTGCTTCTTTGCCCACAAACTCGGCCAGCTCACGCTCCAGTTGTTCGTGCATATCCAGGCTGCCATTCAGGAAGCGTGACCCCGTGCAACTCGTGCCAAAGCGCCTGATGGCTTCAAGCGCCGCCTCTTTGACCCGCGCATCGGTCGTCAATCCCAGGTAGTTGTTGGAGCCGGCCATGATCAAGCGGTGACCGTGGTACTCGACTTCGGTCCCGTCATTTTCCGACAAGGGCAAAAAGTACGGATAATAGCCCTGGGCCATGGCCTGACGGGCTTCCATGAAGGCGCCATGACACTTGGCAAAAATATCCTTGCCCTGCGGCTCAACCACGGGGTTATCTACAGCAACCGCGCCGCTGCTGCTCATGGATTCAGACATAACCGCT
This portion of the Candidatus Amarolinea dominans genome encodes:
- the tnpA gene encoding IS200/IS605 family transposase — its product is MANTYTSLYYHIVFSTKNRVPYIRAEIEQRVWEYMGGVARHHNLTALQIGGIDDHIHALTMAPPTLAPSQIAQYLKGDSSKWIHETFPELRAFAWQEGYGAFTVSKSGLPAVVRYIQNQRAHHQKQGFQAEYLDFLQRHEVEYDERYLWG
- a CDS encoding DNA translocase FtsK 4TM domain-containing protein encodes the protein MAKAVSKKGGGSQKDTRKPRAASAGKPRAPRGGAGTRGRAATEEPPGINLGEQVDRFLEFMVRDDTLGVILLAVAVITFFSLISPRGTLTEGWIQVLRRGFGVGVWLTPVLFGSVGIWLLLRKVASHRAPALPRLVGLGVLFVVFEALAHWLANSADPELLAEQGGGGGRLGFSLTDLLVRGIGPAGMAIVLLLLAGVGLLTLIGLTRTRRAIAYLRGEPLPAAEVGPDGLPLLINPPFITDIAAALPPTIWQRARTWLGHWREPTGADRVEVVEPRVIGSLPAGAASAYRLGGSTLTAPGAAPLRAGGTRLPPISAGAMGENRPPTGVFAENRPSWQLPFIEDMLDEAIDQELSVEDLARRARLIEDTLRAFGVPVTVVEVNRGPAVTQFGLRPDFVKKRYRKSETEMQQEALQRLRSLPRGERLQWEAEARARLARLGQEQPAPDQLETQMVELLMATLDKTIEKDVKIKVARIQALSNDLALALEASPIRIEAPVPGRSIVGLEVPNRQTALVTLRSVMESEVYLNIKSRLKLPLGQDVSGQPAVGDLARMPHLLIAGATGSGKSVCVNTIIASLLFNHTPDTLRLLMVDPKRVELTTYNGIPHLIAPVVTEVDRVVPILAWATREMDRRYKMFSQLGARNIESFNEKIAAKGQTALPFIVIIIDELADLMMAAPDEVERYICRLAQMARATGIHLILATQRPSVDVVTGLIKANFPARIAFAVTSQIDSRVILDQPGAERLLGRGDMLFMDPTSPNLVRLQGCFVADRELHRLVEHWQNQQPAGAAAVSMPVEAQMPAGAPAENRPPAGASASGVTWHSPAGFDAPAPTSRPLTPSAPAGLRMPPAPGFSSSAQPAVNWPQPATPGQAPVTAPPSAAATEELLKTTLPPPGAVIQAPLFDEMFAGQAGAQPTRDALFDEAVNVVREAGRASVSLLQRRLRIGYTRAARLIELMEQEGIVGPDPGGSHGREVAPADSPQDGAGDVEA
- the tnpA gene encoding IS200/IS605 family transposase gives rise to the protein MANTYTCLFYHIVFSTKNRVPYIRAEIEQRVWEYMGGVARHHDVTAVQIGGIDDHIHALTMSPPTIAPSQIAQHIKGDTSKWIHETFPELRAFAWQEGYGAFTVSKSGVAAVVRYIQNQRVHHQKRSYQAEYLELLRRHEIEYDERYLWG
- a CDS encoding ribonuclease J, producing MLRVIPLGGVGEIGKNMLVIEYDKNILVIDAGLMFPESEMLGVDVVIPDIEYLVERKEWVRAIILTHGHEDHIGALPYILPELPVPVYATPLTRGLVEVKLREARITGTQMHTVSTKDVLELGPFKVEFFHVCHSIPDAVGLAITTPVGLVVHVTDYKFDAHPVDGKLTDFAKLSELGDRGVLLLLSDSTNAERPGFTPSEREVGLAFDRLFGLAAGRVIVATFASNISRVQQVITTARRYNRRVGTVGRSMVNNVKMATQLGYLDATADELLSTDQINNLPANQVAVVCTGSQGEPTSALVRMAMGEHRNLKIRPGDMVIISATPIPGNEVLVNRTINNLFRLGADVHYSGLGDVHVSGHGSQEDYKLLFSLTRPRFFVPIHGEYRHLVLHARLALEMGMAAENVQIIESGQVLQVQTTGLTIGERVTEGHVLVDGVTVGEISEVVLRDRHHLSQDGFVVAIVTMDSTGEVVAAPEILTRGFVNVNESDDLLNQARDRVWAAVAHSAPHGSLSNRIKQVLADFLYQQTRRRPMILPLVVEV
- a CDS encoding DEAD/DEAH box helicase family protein, giving the protein METRFFEQPILNSPYAYPARHWELDSQGQPTQRIIENRRRAEFITPVPKPRKRKGSGQQQQFIFDEGAGLSTQQQQYDPTPIINALRQRVDQWRAIPNAAHWGVTPETARLLEHWRHHPFNNARPFFCQIEAVETAIWLTEVAPNDRTGKVFLEHLANANHDANPELLRLALKLATGAGKTTVMAMIIAWQTVNAVRRPNSKKFTRGFLIVTPGLTIRDRLRVLLPNDPDSYYQDRELVPNDMLGDIDRAKIVITNYHAFLRRERLELSRGGRALLQGRGAALDTLETEGQMIQRVMPDLMGMKNILALNDEGHHCYREKPTHEDEGDLAGDDRDEAQKNNEAARVWISGLEAVNRQLGLARVMDLSATPFFLRGSGYAEGTLFPWTMSDFSLMDAIECGIVKLPRVPVADNIPGEEMPRFRNLWEHIRTRMPKKGRGKAKTLDPLSLPVELQTALEALYGHYQKTFDLWQENGIRVPPCFIVVCNNTSTSKLVYDYISGFQRVNEDGSTTLENGRLALFRNFDEHGNPLARPNTLLIDSEQLESGEALDDNFRAMAADEIERFRREIIERTGDIRQAENLTDQALLREVMNTVGKPGRLGEAIRCVVSVSMLTEGWDANTVTHVLGVRAFGTQLLCEQVIGRALRRQSYDLNEDGLFDAEYADVLGIPFDFTAKPVVAPPQPPRETIHVQAVRPDRDALEICFPRVVGYRVELPEERLTAQFNADSVLELTPDLVGPSITRNAGIIGQEVDLSLEHLKDMRPSTLLFHVTKRLLYTKWRDTGEEPKLHLFGQLKRITREWLDTCLVCKGGTYPAQLMYQELADMACERITAAITRAFQGERPIKAVLDSYNPTGSTLHVNFNTSKMNRWQTDPRRCHVNWVILDSDWEAEFCRVAESHPRVRAYVKNHNLGLEVPYRYGSETRRYIPDFIVLVDDGRGDDDLLHLIVEIKGYRREDAKEKKSTMETYWAPGVNHLGVYGRWAFAEFTEVYQIQADFAAKIENEFNKMLVPFAVP